A genomic segment from Ptychodera flava strain L36383 chromosome 19, AS_Pfla_20210202, whole genome shotgun sequence encodes:
- the LOC139118422 gene encoding ribonuclease P protein subunit p38-like, which yields MSNNKTTGKFGVKNSLDSPYKISWPKLQSGDTAVLLKEIQRVFQPLESMLKKKKPVKKKKKKLEQAEKKDPESEKKAEYSKLRSQLLFGINEVTKGLERSQLRLVMVCRSAKPELLITHLIPLCVSRQTPGICLSSLSNTLAPILGFTSLLAIGFKQVEDEDKSVFGSLVDLVIEKAPSLTVPWLKHQEVLAQKLEAIKDAAKRKHSLGDKTEAPVVAAENEINKNDVSDENRTEPDETGLNQFELDKSSGNHSTASEQDINLSNLDTTGDIEPPAKRRKVETKKTKKKKRKKQTGDDGTGLNQSELDKSSGDFSSTVPKADFIPLNLDTTSDLDKTVDFEPPAKRQKIEQTTNEMKKKKKKKKKLVKVKTKFQEHIVKQMKKIPNEKRQRRKKRKGARKK from the exons ATGAGTAATAATAAGACAACAGGGAAATTCGGCGTAAAAAACTCGTTAGACTCGCCGTACAAGATTTCATG GCCCAAGTTACAGAGTGGAGACACAGCTGTATTATTGAAAGAAATCCAAAG AGTGTTTCAACCTTTGGAGTCTatgctgaagaaaaaaaaacctgtaaagaagaagaagaagaaactgGAACAGGCTGAAAAGAAAGATCCAGAAAGTGAAAAGAAGGCAGAGTATTCAAAACTGAG ATCTCAGCTGTTGTTTGGTATCAATGAAGTCACCAAAGGTCTAGAGAGATCTCAGCTAAGACTGGTCATGGTCTGCAGATCAGCCAAGCCAGAGTTACTGATAACTCACCTCATACCACTGTGTGTGTCGCGTCAGACACCAGGGATATGTTTGTCATCGCTTAGCAACACCTTGGCACCCATACTAGGATTCACTTCCCTCCTTGCCATCGGATTCAAG CAAGTTGAGGACGAAGACAAGTCTGTGTTCGGCAGCCTTGTGGATCTTGTGATTGAAAAGGCACCATCATTAACAGTGCCATGGTTAAAACATCAGGAAGTGTTAGCCCAGAAACTTGAAGCCATCAAAGATGCTGCAAAGCGTAAGCATAGTCTTGGTGACAAGACAGAGGCACCAGTTGTAGCTGCAGAGAATGAGATCAACAAGAATGATGTGAGTGATGAGAACAGGACTGAACCAGATGAAACTGGTTTGAACCAGTTTGAACTTGACAAATCCAGTGGGAACCACTCTACTGCCTCAGAACAGGACATAAACCTGTCAAATCTGGACACAACTGGCGACATAGAGCCACCTGCCAAGAGACGTAAAGTTGaaacaaaaaagacaaagaagaaaaagagaaagaaacagACTGGAGATGATGGAACTGGCTTAAACCAGTCTGAGCTGGACAAATCTAGTGGAGACTTCTCCAGTACGGTACCAAAAGCAGATTTCATACCTTTGAATTTGGACACCACATCAGATTTAGACAAAACAGTGGATTTTGAGCCACCTGCTAAgagacaaaaaattgaacaaacaacaaatgaaatgaagaagaaaaagaaaaagaagaagaaattagtaaaagtcaaaaccaagTTTCAGGaacatatcgtgaaacaaatgaaaaaaataccaaatGAGAAACGCCAGCGACGAAAAAAGCGAAAAGGAGCAAGAAAAAAGTGA